GGAACAGCTCCAGAGCAAAAGCCAGCGGGTGAAAGACGGACACATACTCCTTGAGGAAGGCGAGCTCCTCAGGCAGCAGCTGCGGTGTCTCCAGGCGTGTGCACAGCTCCGTGAAGTCCAGCTCGCTGAGTCCTACCAGCTTCTGCAGAGCACAGTACTCCACATTCCAGTGGGTGATGCTTGGGACCACCAGAGGCATCTTGGCGATGGCCTCGGCTGCAGGCAGACCCACCTGGACGCGGTGGCATTTGCTCCAGATGGAGTAAACCTTGCACATGGCGCTGTAATGCAGCTGACACGTGGGGCCCTGGGACACTGCCTGCCAGAAGTCCTCACTCACTATCAGCTCCAGGTGGTGTGACGCACATCGCCGCACTGTAGGGACAAACAACATCATGTCCTGCTCCGGGTCTCCATCCAGAAGTGAGGCGACATTCTCGAAGACGCCGATGTCATCGTCACTCTCCTGCGAGTCCATCATGTACTCCCGGAACACGCTCATGAACGGGCTGGCGTTGTCCGTGACTGTAGTCTGGACTTTACCCTCGATGCCGTAGGCCACGTGGACCTCGTGCATCTTCTGCACAACCGTGTCGAAGGAGACGGTTCCTCGCAGACGTGAAAAACTCAAAGCAGCCGATTTCCTCTCCAGAGAATTCGGGTCAATCCAGTGGCAGGTCATCGCAAAGAAACTGCGGTTATTGAAGGTCCAGATGTCTGCGGTGGTGCACGCGTACTGGATCTGACTCAGCTTGCTCAAGAGCTCCTCCCGCATCCCAGTGAAGGCCTGGTCCATCTTTGCGAACAAGGCCACTCTGTCCATCGTTTTCAGACCTTCGGTCAGCCCAGCGATCAGCTTCTGGAAACCAGGctgctccagaacatgaaaggaCAGGCAATCCTCCATGATGAAGTTGAAGATGAGCTCGTCCATCCTCGACTGACTCATGTACTTGGAGAGGATCTCGGCTTTTACTTTCTTCAGCTGCCAGTGTCGACTCTCCTCGCCGTTGTGTTCCGCCCTCTTCCGACCCCTTTTAACATCCGGCCTGGCATCGCAGCCTAAATGTGTTCGCTGAAATCAAAAACAGCAGGATGTtcatcaaaaacacaacatcatGTAATAAATAGGattatttctgatcttgtcctttacGGACAAAAACTCAGAAAAATCACAACTATATTGTTCCACTTCAAAACATCAGATGTTTAGGTTATACTGCATGATGACATCCTTCCCCTGGTCTGCCTTGTGCATAAAATGGTGGTGATATTGCCAACTCTGCACTCGCCACTTGTTTCATCCTGATCCATAACATacattgcaaaaataaattgaggcATATTATTCTTATATGAATTACATATTaataattctaaataaaatgatTCTGCCACTGTCAACAAGTTGTCTTCCTACTGCATGGTCAGGACAATCATCACCTTTGAACATCTGGCCTGGCATCGCAGCCTAAATGTGTTTGCTGAAATCAGAAACAGCAGGACACACATATCTCAAGTGCTACCATCAAACACAACATTATGCGATGGACATAAATAGGattatttctgatcttgtcctttacGGACAACAGGTTTTTGGAAAGTAAAAAAACTCAGAGCATCATCATCAAGGTCTTTATCTTGCTGAAGTTGTCGAAAAATGGACGTAGAAAtgtaacaacaaaaatgtagaaCATTAAACATTTTTGTGGTTTATACTTCAGTGCTTCAGTTCACCATCTGTCTGAGAAAGGAGAACACTGAATATAGAATTATATTAGCCATCTTTCAGCACTGTAGTTAAACATCTAAGGTGAAATGTGAGATTACAACTAACTTTTCTATTAATTGTCACCGTAATTTCCGAAATTTACAGTCTCTCCCTCCCATTTTTGACatatttttgtctttcctcAATGACGGATGGAGAGCAGCCCAACGCGtccacatgaaaaatgaatactCTTAAGACAAATAACAAAATTTGAGGGCGCTAAATCACAACTATATTGTTGCACTTCTAGACATCAGATGTGTAGTTCGTGACTCTTCAGTGAAGTTGCTCAATCTAAATGATCCTGTTCACAGACATCAGTGAACATCAAAAGTTCATCTGACTTACATCTAAATGCTTCTTCAGGTTGGACGTGGAAGTCTTGGAGGTGGACAGCAGGTTGACCCTCGGCAGACACAGGTTACACTGCACGATGATATTCTTGCCCTGGTCTGCCTTGTACGTAAAATGGTGGCGATATCGCCAACTCTGCATCGCCGACTTGCACTCGCCACTTGTTTCATCCAGATCCATGTCCGCGTCTATCTCGAAATAAAAGTATTGTAATCCGTTTTTGTAATCTAAGTATTTGTGATTACATGTAATGTAACGACAATGGCGGAGAAATCCCCACAAACAGGGGTAGGTCGCTCTCTGTACGGTGGCTCACATGGACCAAAATAGCGGGCAAAAATCGCTCAACGCATGCGCACCGGCCCCAATCTCTTATCGCCGCTTATACAAACAATGCGCATGCGTTGAAGAAATACACTTCCCCTTTCCAGCACGCAAGTAAATGGCGCCCTCTTTGGGGCAACTACGGAGGAAGCTTCTTTGTCCTCCGTCCAGAAAATAACGAAAATGATCAGGACGTTTCACTTTTGTTCTTTCACTTTTGCTCTGTTTGGCGCGTATTGGTATTTAATGAAAATGATTCCACGCCAGTATTCATATaataaaaagggaaaataaCAGTTTATGAGAGAACAGTTCATCATAATCTGGATTTGAGTTTATTAAATTATGGGTTTAATATTAAAACATGGAATTTAAAAATTATAATAttaaaatctttattttatttatgtaaaatTCCAAACACCTCATTTTTGTGTAACTATGATTGAAATCGCGATGGTTTCACAATTATGGAATGAAATGTAAACAGCCTCTCCCTGTTTTCTTTTACATTACATATTATATCTCTGTTATTTTAACTTAAAACCGTAAAACCATTTGAATTAATCAAATATTCGCCCTATTTTTTGCTCCTTTAACCCCTTCCATTCCATTATTGGCTGTTGATGATGAGGGTGGGGTTTCATTGACGTCGTGGTTTACAGGCTCAGTCTGTGTTGGAGCAGGCAAAAGTGTTAAATCAGGTGAGAGGGTTTGAGCTGTGGAGCTTCCCGTTAAGTTGAGGGAAAACTCAGCGACTGAATAGTCCCACTCGTTTCTCTTGGAAACCCGGTCGGGGTCATTGAGAAAGTGAACCCGCATCAACAAGTATGACCCTCGGTTCTGCGCCCTGACGCGTGTGGGAGCGGAGACAGTAGCATGAAGCGCAATGGCTTGGTGTGACCGCGGGGTTCAGACGCTGTTGGCCACCGTCGGGGCTTTTGCTGCCTTCAGCCTGATGACCATCGCCATCGGCACCGACTACTGGCTGTATTCACGGGCGTATATTTGCAACGGAACCAATGCCACCACTGACGAGACCCAGCCACAGCCCAAAACCAAAAAGGGGGATCTCACCCACTCGGGGCTCTGGAGGATCTGCTGTATCGAGGGTGAGTGTCGAATCGTGGCGGTTTCAGGAGTTGAATGATCGGGCTCGGAGGTTCTTTCTGGCAACGGAGCGCACAAAAGGCGCAGGCGCTTTTACGCACAAGCTGGAGACCGAACGCACTTTTCATAAGTGCGAAGCTCGCAAAGATTTCTTAAACTATCTTCAAGAGTTATCACCTTATTTTACGGGAATTGGTTACTATACGTGCGCACTCTTTGCTTGCTGTGTACGATTTTTAACGCCTTTTGGAACctttaaaatgcgttttttgaACAGTGTTTTTCACACACTTCGATGATGCTTTTTGTGTGAGATAAATAAGAATACACGTTCAGCCCTGGCCAGAAGGGCTCAAGAACAGTCAGCAAATCGCTGTGTCATCACTTGTTTCTCCTCAGATTTGTTCAAACACAGCGACATTTCGCGATCAAAACCAACATTCCAGCGGCACCAGTTGATCCAGACAGATGCGTAATCGCAGTAGTGGACTTAACTGGTTCTGCGGAATCACAATTTGGTAGTAAAAGATACGTTAAACCATAATGCAGAACTGTGTGCTGAGGACAGCTATTGTTAGAGCGAAAACCAAACCTCTATTTATGAAAAGGTACAAATGATGAACAATAAATGTTTCTGACAACAGAGCACGAAACACTTTCTGACAGGACAATATGTAAAAATCATGatcatgataataaataaaacacaaaaatgactttttaaaaaggaaTGCTTACATGAATAAGTATAAATgtacttaaataaatacatttatacatACTGTTTACAGAATTACAGAAtttgatttgtcttttttaagtGGTCTAAAGTCGTATCTTGATTtatgccatttgttttgacacagtgaaatgaagaaaatgttatttcagtTATTGACGGATATGACACTTTTACACCATAGCTATGTGggcactcagcacacacacacagagactccgtacagcatcatcatcatccttctAATTTCCACCTATTCTTTTACGTGGTTATTTTTGTAATAATTCTGTAATAATTGActcaaaatatacatatttttgcaATCCAAGTGCAATCAAACCCATGAGCAGAGAGAGTTCAGGTCTGACGTCGCTGTTCTGTAGGTTGAAACTGTCAGTCAACACCGCCACAAATAAAATGTCCCCTCAAGAATAAAAGTGAATAATGCTGTTGCACTTTCAAACACAAGGGTCACAGCTGTCCTGCTTAAACTGTGGATCCAATAGAAGTCAAGTTCTGAATGGAAACGAGTCCCTGTGTCAGCAGCTCCTTCAAAGGTGCGCATTATTAGTCCACTTTCATTCATCTCTTTATTGTATCTGACGCTGTTGCTTGGCAACGTCCCTGAAATCGCTATGGAAACATGCCTTTGCGATTTAAAAATAGATGTCTTCGCGTCATGTCCGAGTTAAAttactttttctttcttgctttttGTCCCTTTTGCCTGTGATTTCGAGCGTCTGCTGTTTGGAGAGTGACGTGCTCAGACAGTCGCTCATTGATGCAGCGCTCGCTCGCATCCGGCCGTCTCTGAACTCCAGCGGCTCTCAGTGAAGGAGAGATGTGACTGGAGGGATTTGTCCCTGTCACAAACGTATGTGGTGACGCAGGAGGTGTTGTTGCTGACAGGTTAGCAACACGTGTCACTCATCAACATACATGCACGTTTCACACCTCATCCTAAAGCCGCCTTAAAAAACGATGCTGGGCGGCGCAGTGTTGCAGAGAAGACTAaagatgtgaaaacatttttccttAAGCAACAATTTGGCCCACACTCGGAGACATGTAATTACCAGAATAACTCAGCACATTGTGTTCCAGCAGCAGGTAGAGGAGCCGCTGTGATTTATGGAATATTAGAGCAACCGTGGAGAAGCATTGTACAATATTGTAGGATGAAAAGAGGAAGGGAAACTGCACTCACTGTCATGTCACCAAAGTTTTCTGTATGATGATGACTTGATATTCATGGAAAAGGGTTAGACACACCAGGGGTGGACATTTTGTCTTGTGGCAAACCACAATATTTCCAGAATCCAGCTCcactggtgatgggctgatgaggcttcatgaaacagtgtcctcattttaggaggccactagatggcactctctgctctaatatccttggattatatatatatatatatatataattcaaatccaaggattttagagcagagagtgccatctagtggcctcctaaaatgaggacactgtttcatgaagcctcatcagcccatcaccagtgGAGCTGCattctggaaaataaataaacaaaacaaatctattttttgtgttcatatttgTATTCTATGTCACTTGCTACTGTCATATTTAACACTTCTTTTTAATGGGTTTATTAAACCCATccctcattattttattttatttatttatttatttttttatgcatcTCATGACTTTTTTTATAGTTATATTCTATGTGTTACTGCATTCAATAAAAGAAATTGggatatttctttatttttaataagtaaattgttgtttaaatacatCCTACATTTCAAGAGTTTGGTATTCAACCACGGCAATTCTTACGCATACTGAGTCTAAAtaatggctcagctctttttcaaCAAACATCTCCACATAGCTCTCATGCAAACAGCcataatgatgacatcatcctcaGTGGGCCCCTGACTGAATGTCCTGCTACAACATGCTAACCTCCAGTGCCGCCAGTGAGGACCTGTGCAACTCAAGCTGCAGCAACACAATGACAGTCACGTGACAAGAGCCTTCTCCAAAACCTCCCACTCGTCCCCTGGTGTCACCGGAAACTACCATGCACAACATGGCTCATTAACTTAAGGGCCCTGAAGCTGTGATTCTCCTCCTGGAGAACGATGGCAATACGTTACAGATTTGCCGACTCATTGAGCGATGAAAGCAGATTTAACGGGTGAAGACCCTGAATTCAGACGAAAGCAAAGACATCTGGCTCATCGTGATGTTCCCTACTAATTGTGTGTTAAAACTATAGCTGTGGCCTTGTTGTCATGGCGACTCATCAGGACGGAATCATTACATCCACACATAGACACAATTACGCGGCCACACCCCTCTTCTCACGATGACAAGCACATTAACTTATTGACAGCCACGGCCCCTCGCGGTTCGCAGCTTCCGGCGGGGGGCGTTGGGCTGGACAGATTGCGCCGACAATATGTCGCCCCCCCCCTCCACTTCGCGTAAACACATCGCTGTGGCACACATGGCGGCACGTTCCCTTCCCACCTCCCTGTAAtgaatgtgtttcagtgttCCGAGACGCGCGGTTCAACAAGCTCTCCGTGACATTTACGTCGCAGGAAGGAATACATTGAAAGGATTTACAGGTCAACAATGCCTGTATTTCTGAAGTCCATATTGCTGCTGCTTTAAGTGCAGCTCATTTCCATCAGGAATGGACGGCGTGAAACCAGCGGCGAGAGAACAACACAACAATCCAATTAGCCAGTACATATTTATGGTAATCGATCTGAGGCGGGCTGGCAAAGGTGCCGGTGTTAGTCTCTATCATTACACTCATGACTGTGGATGTTCATAACGGAGAGGGGGTCGGCACGGCGACCACAAGGCAGTAATTAATAAGCCACAACGTAGAAGTGTGATGGCTATTCAGCGATGGCACCTGCTGCGCGCGCGCGCCTCCCCTCATTAAGGGTTTAAGTCATGGGTCGCCTCTGTTGCTGGTGTCCTCGCTGGGTTTCAATAGTCGTGACTCTTTCATTCAccagctgtcagtcatgtcAGATCTGTTTGGATGGACTCCTCAGTTTCATTGTTCATGTGTGATGGAATCCCGAAAACAAGGCTCGGAGGGAAAGTCCACCACAAGCCACCGTTTGGTGGAGCTGAGTCGGCACTTTCTAAAGGCGATATGCACAGAGAAAATGAACGGAGAGAAAACAGTGCCCTGAGGCTCTCCAGTTGAAGAGCTCAGAAAATCaagtagttgtttttttaacccaAAATTTGGACTCGAAATAGCTAAGAATGTTATGTTGGCATAATCACGAATGTTTTTGCTTCAACTGAACTGAAATTTTCAGCTTGAGAGGAAGCATTtcgattgtgtttttgtcattgttgttgctgtcttTACAGTGATTATAACATTTTGGCAGAAAATGAAAAGCTATTTCCCCAAAATACTTTTGTTGGTTGAACTAATTTTTGATGTAACCTTTGTATGCATTCATTTATGGTCTCCAATATGAGATATATTTTATGTAATAgttacttttcattttcatttgtttaatttgttccattgtttccatgtgttttttGTCTGCTTTAATgctagtttgttttttgtttacactGTTTATGGTTggaaatatgtaataataattatctaataattattttgtttgttttatttgcacttttcaatatttagttttttcgtgaaatatttttttctttatttttttataattggTATTGGAAacagaaaatgatttatttaactAAACTGATTTAttaaacttaaacttaactTAAATTAACTTAAAGatacacatattttatttatttagttttcttttaatttttgaTGTTCATTCAGTCCATTTTCTGAATGGTTAAAAATGAGCTGCTGTCTATTGGTGAAGTAGTCTGTGTTCTGGCAGTTCCACGTTCTCTCCATGGCTGCCACCAGTGATATTTTGACAGCTCTGTGGAAAAACAGAGGTCTTTCTGGTGCAAGATGCAGGTTGACAATATCCGTGACACAGCTGTGAATACCTGCTGCGTCAGCACTTCTTTCATTCCTCCAGTGAGTGTCAGAGTTTGAAGAATTCATTGCCAAGGACGTAGATAGACATGTTGTCAGTTACGAGCAAATTGTGAGCTTTGACAGTGAAGGCTGAGTATACAGACTTGCTGGAGGCAAATGCAGAATCAGTGAAGCAGACAAGGTGAGTTGCAGGGGATCAGGGAAGCAGATTGTCTCCAGTTTGAGTGCAGGAAGAGACGGGAGGATAGGTCGCCTGAGAGTCCTGGACTCTCATGGGTATTTGAGACGGTGACTCTTGTGAGTGTATGATTGTTGGGCAGGTGTGAAGGGAGGGTGACGGACACTTGGTGACACAATATCCTGACTGTTAATCTGCTCTGTATCACTTGTGGGAAGGAAACAAAGCTCCTCCAGTGGCCGCACTTCCACGCACAAGCACAATGAATGTCACTTTTGCACGGTGTATTCATCCGTCTGGCCGCTAAAGAGTGCGCATCCCATGTAAGTTATTGTGCTGCCGGAGTCGGAGCAACTTGATGAGACAAGAGACTTTTCCACCGAGGCGCCGCTTTATTGAGCTGCGCTGTGTAAATTCCCAATAATTACCATGTTCATCATGATCATCCCGTGGCCACTGGCAGCTCAGCTTCGGCAGCTGCTTCCAGAGCTTCCCTGTGATGCGGTAGTTATGAAAACACCGATCCCTGTATGGCGTTTATGTAAATGATCTTATAAGACAGGAAGCGGCGTTGCCATGGAAAAGCAGTTAGCGGCTGTTTGGCGTGTTGATGGCGTGAGCTTAATGTCTACCTCGTGCGCAGTCGCTCCTGGAGGTTTCGCTACCTTCTCATTATGAATCCCCATCAatcttttgcttttgtttcattttccagGCGGCGCAACAGCGACCCGCCTCTCTCCCCTCTCATTTGTCTGCTTGTAATCCAATTCTGAATCTGTAGCAATATTGTCTCCGATTCCTCACAAGGGCCGTAAAAGCCTTAAACTAACATATAAAGGGGTTAACTGAGCTCACGTTGACCTTTTAGCTGAGCCCATCGCACACAAGGCCTCATTTACGGAGCGGCTGTTTCACAGCCagcaaatgaaaagacaaatgCCTCTCCTGTCGCCGACTTCTCCTTCACAACGCGGAATTAGCCCGACGTTTTTTTACTCCTCCCATCGGTGACCAGACACAGAAAGCCATGCTCCATTTTGTGATTTGACACTAATTAATTTGATGTCCCTTATTAAGCTGCAGACCTAGTTAAATGGGCCCCGAAATGAAGGCTACATTTACTGTCTCTGTAGTCGCACCTCTACTGTTAGCTCAGATCGGATGCTTTTTCAAGCAAGTTTTATAATATTCCTGCTACATAATCCCTTGTCTGATCGAGGGTCACCTctacatacttttattttttaaacaaaaacgtTTGTAGTGCAAATTAGAGCCCAAACTGAATCCAGAACACAGAAGCatgactctctctctcattgGAAAACGT
The genomic region above belongs to Synchiropus splendidus isolate RoL2022-P1 chromosome 19, RoL_Sspl_1.0, whole genome shotgun sequence and contains:
- the zgc:161969 gene encoding uncharacterized protein zgc:161969, whose protein sequence is MDLDETSGECKSAMQSWRYRHHFTYKADQGKNIIVQCNLCLPRVNLLSTSKTSTSNLKKHLDRTHLGCDARPDVKRGRKRAEHNGEESRHWQLKKVKAEILSKYMSQSRMDELIFNFIMEDCLSFHVLEQPGFQKLIAGLTEGLKTMDRVALFAKMDQAFTGMREELLSKLSQIQYACTTADIWTFNNRSFFAMTCHWIDPNSLERKSAALSFSRLRGTVSFDTVVQKMHEVHVAYGIEGKVQTTVTDNASPFMSVFREYMMDSQESDDDIGVFENVASLLDGDPEQDMMLFVPTVRRCASHHLELIVSEDFWQAVSQGPTCQLHYSAMCKVYSIWSKCHRVQVGLPAAEAIAKMPLVVPSITHWNVEYCALQKLVGLSELDFTELCTRLETPQLLPEELAFLKEYVSVFHPLAFALELFQAEQKCFLGLVIPTVLSLKNKLNEQKDSATFLADVINAVVAAIDVRFKDLFASTEAKFATATTPQFRLWWMPASEREEMCSLLATEASLVEPCAAAATANASRSGPTIKSEDDFFSYGSAKPAMDAEQWGVTEEIQKYIEGTGKALESLQDFPRVKQLFLKYNTPLPSTAPVQGLFSQKSNIVTSQRIFLTEDYFERLQLLRYNSSFCRFSSN